Within Lolium rigidum isolate FL_2022 chromosome 5, APGP_CSIRO_Lrig_0.1, whole genome shotgun sequence, the genomic segment GTCAAGGTATCCGAAGGCGTCGCCCCCAAAGAACATCTTCCCCTCCAGGGCCTTCTCCAGAgttttcagacactgctgggcctCGTGCACCACCTTGCTCTGTGCTTCGCCGGTCGCCGTGAATACCGGGTAGATGGCGGCATTACACTAGACAAATCCAGACCAATCCTCACATTAGAGCAACTGTGGTGCCTACCTAACTACTACTAAGTACTACTAAATCTAGGAGCGCTTTACATAAAAGAAGAGCATATTGTACCTTCTCGTCGGCATACTTGGCCCAGAACCTCGCCTGAGCTCGCTCGTAGGGGTCAGCCGGCATGATCGGGTAGCCATCCTTCCACACCTCGTCAATGTACTCGACGATGATGGCGGACTCGGCGATCGGCTTGCCGTCGTGGAGCAGCACCGGAACCTTCTTGGTCACCGGGTTGTGGCGGAGCAGCGCGTTGCTCTTGTTGGCGAGGTCCTCGTCGATGTACTCGTACGTGACACCCTTCAGCCGGAGCGCCCACTCCACCCGGATGACCATCGGGCTCGCCCACATACCAAACACCTTCACGCCCTTCTCAGCCATTGTTGAAGCTTCGTGCTGCTAGCTGCTGCAAGAGACCAGGGAGACGTCGATGCCTCTTTTTTGAAGCGTAAACAAGTCCAGATCTGGGTTGCCGGGTCATTGTTGGCTACCAAGTAGTCAACGCTCCAtcggaaaaaaaaaattagtttaatgATATGTGGACACAATGTGATGGATGGGATCTTCAGAGGGTTATCTGAGTGTCACAAGTGGATCAATACATAAACTACGATATGTGAACTTCCCAAATATCCCCACTAAAAAGAACTTCGCAAATAGTTTGGAATATGTGGTCTGCATTCCGAAGAAGTGAAGTGTACAAAGATATTGTACAAGACAGAGTGGACGAGTCAAATGGTTAATTCTGCAAACAAAATTTGGGACGAACTCTGCAATCCTTACATAAAatgcattagttttttttttttttagttgcaTGCTGCATTTATCTTCTCCAGCACTCCAAACATAGGGAAGCCAGCAGGGGAGCATACCAAATGCTCACCCGAACAGAAACATGGACCAGTTTTAATTGTTAATCTCCTATTCTGTGTGATATTACATCACCGGGGATATGCATTCATACTCCGTCGAAAAATAATTCAAGCTTCAACGGGGATGATACTACTCATCAGCTCATGTGCACATAGCAACTACAGGGAATCTTAGTAACAGAATTTCCCCATCCTATTGTCATGAACGAGTGCTTTTTGCAGCGTCAGCAATTATAAATTCCGCAAGGCTTCTGCTACATTCCTTGATATCCTTTCATGGATCGGTTCCTGCATTTAACGAAACAGAGATTAAGTGTTTATTTACTACTAAGCCAGAAACATAAAAACAGTCCTGTACATACCTGTGTATCTGGGATCTCGAACTTGGTATTTGTAATCGTTTCGAACAGAAATATGTACCTGCAGCCGATATTCATGGAAACAGTTATCGAACTACCACAGGATATGATGTTTTCTTCAGTTCCATATAGGcctgggcattcggttttaaccggaaATTCGGTTCGGTTTATTGAGTTTTCTCGTAATTCGGTTAATAAGAAACTACAACCGAAATTATATCGGTTTTCTAGCAAGCCAGTAATTCGGTTAACTGTTAATTCGGTTCGGTGTTTGGTTCTAACCGATATATATGACCAACGTGATAGACTGACAAAAAAAGTAAACATCTGGTATGTGCACTGGCATGCATACAGCCATCTGAACAGCGGGACTAATGACCGCGCAACACCTACTGtgctggaatcctgaaactatacGTCCATCCACTAGGTAGTACTACATGTCTAGCCGAAGTAGCATGACATCACGTGTTGGAAAAAATGCATGGTGGTGTACGTGTATGCATGGTTCGCCATCAGTCACTAATCAGCAAACTTGATATACTATACCCTGCGTGTAGATGGGGCCAGGATTTTGACTTTTAGACAGAGAAACTACCAACGCACTAAATTTAACCCTCTGATAGAAAGAGTCTGCACTATGTAGTCTGTATCTCGGTTACTTTGGTCTTTTCGGTTAACTAATTGTTAAACCCGAATTTAGTAATTTATAATTCGGTTCATCACAAATTACGCA encodes:
- the LOC124655456 gene encoding glutathione transferase GST 23-like; protein product: MAEKGVKVFGMWASPMVIRVEWALRLKGVTYEYIDEDLANKSNALLRHNPVTKKVPVLLHDGKPIAESAIIVEYIDEVWKDGYPIMPADPYERAQARFWAKYADEKCNAAIYPVFTATGEAQSKVVHEAQQCLKTLEKALEGKMFFGGDAFGYLDVIVGWYAHWLPIIEEVSGASVVTEEELPLMKAGFDRILAVDVVKETLPPRDKLLALNKARREQLLSA